A section of the Branchiostoma lanceolatum isolate klBraLanc5 chromosome 19, klBraLanc5.hap2, whole genome shotgun sequence genome encodes:
- the LOC136425290 gene encoding uncharacterized protein, producing MTQRVIRDRTPLCLILMFLVVGLSAEGTGVGGSMTKKFDSRCTMPNNRTEDENQWPLVLGVKSPLLEPQGKNFTGRSGDKTWKYSKFMFDDKCGATVYIMVESAYVTEEWPKGFTPKFSWGCTLRKTTGTTFPTVDVIFNSTVADMSTYPGLKEEWYTEGEGSDRRILVILKFPHFDTSNSVILDWICQAKVDATIPGTTVGIGDVNLILYPIGCPKGKYGGECEFNCTCPQNATCHTFNGACKCPDGWEGEFCDSRQASGGSKTAAVVLSVLLAVTVVGGLAWCWKRKSDRGKYQQMFQDL from the exons ATGACCCAGCGAGTAATAAGGGACAGGACACCTCTGTGTCTAATTTTGATGTTCCTTGTGGTCGGGCTGTCTGCAGAGGGGACAG GTGTGGGAGGAAGCATGACGAAGAAG TTTGATTCGAGATGTACCATGCCGAACAACAGGACAGAGGATGAAAAC CAATGGCCGCTAGTCCTGGGTGTCAAGAGTCCCCTGCTGGAACCACAAGGGAAAAACTTCACGGGCAGGTCTGGCGACAAGACCTGGAAGTATTCCAAATTCATGTTTGACGATAAAT GTGGGGCAACTGTTTACATTATGGTGGAATCAGCCTACGTAACCGAGGAATGGCCCAAAGGTTTCACACCGAAGTTTTCCTGGGGCTGCACGTTGCGCAAGACCACGGGCACGACATTTCCTACTGTCGACGTCATTTTT AACAGTACCGTAGCGGACATGAGTACGTACCCCGGGCTGAAGGAGGAGTGGTACACGGAGGGTGAGGGGTCCGACCGCCGCATACTCGTCATTCTGAAGTTCCCGCATTTCGACACGAGCAACAGCGTGATTCTGGACTGGATCTGTCAGGCCAAAGTGGACGCTACAATTCCTGGGACCACAGTGGGCATTGGAGATGTTAACCTCATCCTGTATCCAATAG GATGTCCCAAAGGCAAATATGGCGGTGAGTGTGAGTTCAACTGTACTTGTCCTCAGAACGCCACCTGTCATACATTCAACGGTGCTTGTAAGTGCCCGGATGGGTGGGAGGGCGAGTTCTGCGATA GTCGGCAGGCGTCCGGTGGCTCCAAAACGGCGGCTGTAGTCCTGAGTGTTCTGCTCGCCGTGACCGTTGTGGGCGGGCTGGCGTGGTGCTGGAAAAGAAAAAGTGATAGAGGGAAGTACCAGCAGATGTTTCAAGATCTTTAG
- the LOC136425291 gene encoding uncharacterized protein, whose translation MNTSTTHENLTIGCYNTRGLVSALPFIRLHLAEVDILAIAEHWLYEDALTALDHALDTHRGWGRADRRLKDKENRAWRRGQWGVALVWKTSIDYAVHKLEDGNDRLMGIRIRLRNGQKSFVFAVYLPHANSPMEEYRDQLDVMVEVYGKYENEGSVLFVGDFNAELGQEGGQRGRGQTSRFGSELLSTMEELGLISLNLNIICEGPIGTCLTYSSKQYCETTIDDILMAPSLLPEIKSCKVIDEQSANISDHNPIVVSLLIKPVVWEEGEIHLRPDWKRMSDQETQKTYQMRLKERHEQSSR comes from the coding sequence ATGAATACCAGTACAACACATGAGAACCTGACTATTGGGTGCTACAACACCAGGGGGTTAGTGTCAGCACTGCCATTTATAAGGCTACACCTTGCTGAAGTGGATATCCTGGCCATTGCAGAACACTGGCTGTATGAAGATGCACTAACTGCACTTGATCATGCACTAGACACACACAGAGGATGGGGAAGGGCCGACAGAAGACTAAAAGACAAGGAAAATAGAGCATGGAGAAGAGGCCAGTGGGGTGTAGCCCTGGTATGGAAAACATCAATCGACTATGCTGTGCACAAGCTAGAAGACGGCAACGACAGACTGATGGGTATAAGAATTAGACTCAGAAATGGACAGAAGTCATTTGTATTTGCTGTATACCTGCCGCATGCAAACTCACCCATGGAGGAATATAGAGACCAACTAGATGTCATGGTAGAAGTCTACGGGAAGTATGAGAATGAAGGAAGCGTTCTCTTTGTTGGTGACTTCAATGCGGAGTTAGGGCAGGAAGGAGGTCAGCGAGGCAGAGGGCAAACATCCAGATTTGGCAGTGAGCTACTGTCCACCATGGAAGAGCTGGGCTTGATTTCTCTGAACCTCAACATCATTTGTGAAGGGCCAATAGGAACATGTCTGACTTACAGCAGCAAGCAGTACTGCGAGACTACCATTGACGACATTCTCATGGCACCCTCACTGTTACCGGAAATAAAGTCATGCAAAGTTATAGACGAGCAAAGTGCAAATATCTCAGACCACAACCCAATAGTAGTATCTCTCCTTATCAAGCCGGTAGTGTGGGAAGAGGGAGAAATCCATCTCAGACCAGACTGGAAAAGGATGAGCGATCAGGAAACACAGAAGACCTACCAAATGCGGCTGAAGGAGAGACATGAGCAGAGCAGCAGATAA